DNA sequence from the Propionispora hippei DSM 15287 genome:
CCCTCGTACGTAATTAGCAGGATGGATTGTCTGATTTTTTAAAGTTTATTGTTCGCTGTTTATCAGCAATTCTCTGTACTCTAAGACAATCTGATCATGTTCTAAAAGCGGAGTTATCTCCAAACCGTCCCTCGATCTATTCCTGCTCCTTTGAGTATACCATGTCCGACTTGTTTTCATCGATTCTCCTGTGACTTACTCCTTTTTGTCATGGTTGTTCTTTCCGTTCTGCAACAAACAGGACGAAGGCTTTCGCCGGCGCTAACGCGGTCTGGCAGAAGCCTTCGCTTTTTTTATTTACAAATAACCGTTTCTTGCTTATTATTGTAATTGCTTATTATTATTAATAAGTAGGTGCGGTGATGAAGCAAATACAAGCGGCGGCTCTCCGCCATACTGAACTAACCAGCAGCAGGCTGTCGGAAACCTGTACGGTTTACGAACTGAGGAATGCCGGTGGAACCGGACGGGTTACCAGCTATCAGGTTTTCCCCGGAGTCCGCCTGGTCTACAATGATTTTCATATGGACACTTGTCCGGAAAACCTGATCTGGGATCAAAACCTTCTGGAGATCAACCATTGCCGTGAAGGACGGTTTGAATGCGAGTTTTTAAACGGGTTGTACACGGTGCTGGAAAATATTCGGCTGGGAAAACGAAATGCCAGCGATGAAGCCGTGAAGGAGGCTGCCAGACTGGCCTTGTGTGACGGGTTTGTCAAGCGGTTGCCCCAGGGCTATCATACCGTCATCGGTGAAAATGGTTCGCTGCTGTCAGGCGGCGAGCGGCAGCGCATTTCCATTGCCAGGGCCATATTGAAGGACGCAGCGGTCATTTTATTGGATGAAGCTACCGCTTCGCTGGATGTGGAAAATGAGACCAAGCTGCAGGCGGCGTTAACCACGTTGATTAAGAATAAAACGGTGTTGATGATTGCCCACCGGATGAGAACGGTGGCTAATGCCGACCAGATTGTCGTCCTGGACGGCGGCTATGTGGTTCAGGCGGGACCGCCCGCCGATCTGCTGCGCCAAGAGGGTCCATACCGCCGGATGGTGGCCCTGCAAACGCAGCAGACAGAGAATAACGGTTATGGAGAAAAAAGTTATTGATATAACGAAAAAATACTTGCCTTTTTCCTTTTTTCCCGATACTATATAGTATATAAATCGCATAGGGAAAGTTCATATTTTTTGAATATGAGAAGCAATGGCGCTTTTAAAGAGAAATGTCTTTAAAAGCGCCATTTTTGCATCTTATCGACAGTATTTTGCTTTTACTACCTGTTTTTGATAGAAGAAGAGCTGAGGGGAAGGAAGGGATACTCACATCATTTCTTGATAGGTTTTCCGGCAATTATATTGGAGGAGGAGAAATATGAAAAAGCGTGGGATCAAATGGATTGCTTCTGTAACAATGGGCGTTATGCTGATGGGCGGCCTTCTGGCAGGCTGCGGCAGCGCCGGCGACAGTAAGGTTATCAAAATCGGTGCCGTATACGAGTTGACTGGCGGTACAGCCACTTTTGGCAATTCGGCGCTTAACGGTGCTAAACTGGCGGTAAAAGAAATGAACGCCAAGGGTGGCGTTCTGGGCAAGCAAGTGGAATTGGCGATTGCCGATAATAAGGGCGAGCCGTCGGAAGCCACCAATGCCATGACAAAAGTTATCAATCAGGATAAGGTTGTTGCCGTAACCGGTTTTACCACCAGTTCCAATGCCATCGCCGCATCGACGGTAGCGGAATCCAACGGAATTCCCTTTATCACCGCCGCAGCGACCAACCCGAAAGTAACGGTAGATGAAAAAACCGGCGAGGTAAAAAAGAACATTTTCCGCGTTTGCTTTATTGACCCTTTCCAAGGTACTGTAGGCGCTAACTTCGTGCTTAACAGCCTAAAAGCAAAAAAGGCCGTTGTTTTAATTGATAACAGCAGCGATTACAGCAAAGGTCTTGCCCAGTTCTTCAAAGAAGCCTTTACCAAAGGCGGCGGGGAACTCGTAGGCGAAGAAGCATATCTGCAAAAAGACCAGGACTTCAAAACCATCCTGACGAAAATTAAATCGTCCAATCCTGATGTGATTTATGTCCCCGGCTACTATGAAGAAGTCGGCAAGATCATTAAACAGGCCCGTGAATTGGATATCAAAGCAGCCTTTGTCGGCGGTGACGGCTGGGATTCGCCGAAGCTGTTGGAAATTGCCGGCGCACCCGCTCTGAACAACACTTACTTCACCAATCACTATTCGGTAGAAGATACCAGTCCGGCCTCGAAAGCCTTTGTTGATGCCTATAAGAAAGAATATAACGAAACTCCTGATGCGATGGCCGTACTTGGCTATGACGCAGCCAATGTTATGATGGATGCTATTAAACGGGCCAACAGCGAAGATCCGGCTAAAATCCGGGACGCCCTGGCTTCCACCAAGGATTTTGCCGCCGTAACCGGTAAAATCACGCTCAACGATAAGCATGACGCGGTAAAAGGCGCCGTTATCATCGAATTTAAAGATGGTAAACAATCGTATAGAGAAACAGTAAATCCGTAAGAAACGGACCGATATACCTTCTCAATCCTAAAACTGTAGACACGGGATTAGGGTTGCTGAGGTACTATATTATTGCCGGACTTTGGCTGCCTGCCAGAGCCCGGCATTTTATTATGGCGGCAGGAAGGTAATTGACGAGTTTGGCGCCGCCCCGGTCTTTGACAAAGGGGATTGACGCTGCCGGAAAGAATTGCTATTATAGAAATAGAGTACTAGAAAACTAGTACAGTATCAGACTTAACCTGACGAGCTGTTTTTCGTAACACAAGGCGGCGAAAGGCGGCATACCGGGATATGCGAACTAATTACGTAGAGTTACGAAAAATAACCGTCAGTATTTACCGGGTAGATCTGACACTGTACTAATTATCTATATATTAGCTTTTAGGAGATTCGTCGTAATGGAATTTCGTATTAATAAAGCTTCTGAGTTTCCCATTTATCAGCAGCTTAAGGAACAAATCAAATACTTTATCTTAAGTGACGAACTGGCAAGGGGTGACAGGCTGCCTTCCCCCAAGGATTTGGCGGCAGTTTTGTGCATCAATCGCAATACGGTGACGGCTGCCTACAAAGAACTGGAGGGCGAGGGCCTGATTGAGATGAAGCATGGTCAAGGCACTTATGTCGCTGAACGGCTGCCGCTCATTCCAGGAACCGAACGGCGCCAGGAACTGCTGACGCTGGCCCAGGAAATGATCCAGCGTTCACGGGAGCTGGGCTTTAGCCCGGAGGATTTGTTTACGGTGGTATTCGGGCAGGCTATCTTAGGCTTTGATCAGCCCGCGGCCGGTGAAAAGGTGCTGTTCGTGGAATGCAACCAGCATGATATTGCTTACTACAGTCAGGAACTGGAGCAGGAGATCGAGCTGCCGGTGGAAGGCTGCCTGCTGGACGAACTGAGGGCCAGGCTGGATAATGAGCTGGCCGGTACGGTGCAGTTTGCGGTGACCACCTTCAGTCATGTAGAGGCGGTGAAACAGATTATGGAGCCTTACGGCAAAGCCGTGATTGCCGTCATGGCGGTGCCGCAGATCAAAACGCTGTTTCAGATCGGTCAGTTGCCGCCGGGAACACGGGTCGGTCTGGTCTGCGCCACCGAGGCAGGAGCCGAGCGGATGGAAGCGTCGTTAAAGTCAACGGGCATGGATAATGTGATTCTGTGTCATGCCGGGCTGAATAATGAAGGTTCCCTGCGCCGCCTGTTGGGCGAGGTCGATGTGGTTGTCAGTTCGCGGGCCGTGGTTGACCGCATCCGGGCGATGGTGCCTCCCGGCATCCGGGTACTGGAATTCATCAACGCGCTTGACCAGGCTGGCATCAGTCTGATCAAGCAGTATCTGGCACCGCACTTCGCAGCACTGCAGCATCAATAGATCAGTAGGGCTCACGAATAAGCAGGCCTTCCTCCAGCAGCGTTTCATCACTGGCCCAGGTCTTGACGATGGTACAGGCGGTGCGGTAGTCAAAACCCATGCCCATCAGGTAACTGATGAGGGCAACCTCAATGAGGACCTGCTTGGAATCGACATCCTTTTCCAGCTCTTTCAGGCCGCGGTTAACGACAGGCCGCAACTGGAGCAGGAAGAAATAGGCATTATTGGTCTGATTGGTGGGTGTCACCGAAATAATGGTTTGGCGGGGAGCTGGTTTGAAGAAGTTATGCATATGGTAAAAACTCCTCCTTTTTTATTATCTATTACATAATATGATGGTAAAAATATTATGTGAAATTATTGACTCCCTGGAGTATGGTTTTCGTTAATTTACAAACAAGCCCTAAGAGAAGAGGTGAGGCAATGAGCGGTAAAGTACATATCTTTGACAGTACGCTCCGGGACGGTTCCCAGGCGCAGGGCATTTCGTTCAGCGTCCATGACAAGCTGAAAATTGCGGCTAAGCTGGACGAAATGGGCGTTAGTTATATTGAAGCGGGTAATCCCGGTTCTAACCGTAAGGACTTGGAGTTTTTTACGGCGGCCAGGGAGGAACTGAAGCTCACGCAGGCAAAATTGTGCGCCTTCGGCAGTACGCGCCGGCCGGGCAGCCGGGTGGAGGAAGATGCCGGCCTGCAGGCGCTGGTCAGCGCCGGTGCGCCGGTAACGGCTATCTTTGGCAAGAGCTGGGACTTTCATGTGACCGATATTATCAAGACAACCCTGGAAGAAAATCTGGCGATGATCAAAGACAGCATTGTCTATCTTAAGTCGCTGGGTAAAGAGGTGATCTTTGACGCCGAGCACTTCTTTGACGGATACAAGCACAATCCTGCTTATGCTCTTACCGTCCTGGCGACGGCCCGGAATGCCGGAGCCGACTGGCTGGTGCTGTGCGACACCAACGGCGGCACGCTGCCTTTGGAGATTTATTCGATTGTCAGCGAACTGAGCGGCCGCCATGGTTATACCAATCTGGGCATTCATTGCCACAACGACGCGGGAACGGCGGTGGCCAATTCGGTGCTGGCGGTGCAGGCCGGTGCCCGGCAGGTGCAGGGCACCTTCAACGGCTTCGGCGAGCGATGCGGCAATGCCAACTTAAGCAGCATTATTGCCGACCTGATGCTAAAGCTCGGTTATGACTGTATCCCGGCCGACAATCTTAAGCAACTGTCGGCGGCCTACCGCTATATTAGCGAAGTCAGTAATGTCATTCCCTATGAACGGGAGGCCTATGTGGGCTACTGTGCTTTTGCTCACAAAGGCGGCATGCACATTGACGCCGTCAACAAGAACAGCGCCTCCTTCGAACATGTGCCGCCGGAGGCGGTCGGCAATGAACGGCGCATTCTGATGTCGGAAGTGTCGGGCCGCAGTACGCTGATGGCAATTATCAATAAAATTGCACCCCATATTACCCGCGACTCTGAGGAGACGCAGCGCATCCTTGACAAGCTGAAGGATAAGGAATATCACGGCTACCAGTTTGAAGGGGCCGAGCACAGCCTGGAACTGTTGGCCCGCAAGGAACTGGGGCTGTTTCAGCACTCCTTTGAACTGTTGGATTACAAGGTGATTATTGAGAAAGGCAATGGCAGCGGGAAAAGTCCGTCGCTGGCCTTTATCAAAATCAGGGTGGACGATATGATTGAGGAAGTCGGCGTATCCGACGAGGTGGGTCCGGTCAATGCGCTGGATAAGGCGTTGCGGCGGGCGCTGCATAAATTCTATGAGGCCATTTCCCAGATGTATTTAGCCGATTATAAGGTGCGGGTGATTGACAGCGACAGCGCGACCCAGGCCAAGGTCCGGGTTATGATTGAGTCCACCGACGGCGTGACAAGCTGGTCCACCGTCGGGGTTTCGACCAACATCATTGATGCGAGCCTGCAGGCGCTGATTGATTCCGTTGAATATAGATTGATCAATAAATAGCAAGACAAATGAAGGGAGATATCGTAATGGGAAAACCAATGACAATGACGCAAAAAATATTCGCCGCTGCCGCCGGTTTGGAGTATGTGGAGGCAGGCCAGTTAATCAGCGCCAAGCTGGACCTGGTACTTGGCAATGACGTAACTACGCCGGTAGCTATCAAGGCTTTTCAGGCGATGAAGACACCGACGGTGTTTGATAAGGATAAGGTAGCCCTGGTGCCCGACCATTTTACGCCGAACAAGGATATCAAGTCGGCCGAACATGCCAAAATGGTGCGCGAGTTTGCTTATAAACACGAAATCACCAACTATTTCGAAGTGGGTGAAATGGGTATTGAGCACTGTCTGCTGCCGGAAAAAGGTCTGGCCATTCCCGGTGATGTAATTATCGGAGCCGACTCGCATACCTGTACTTACGGTGCGTTAGGCGCCTTCTCTACCGGGGTGGGCAGCACGGACATGGCCGCCGGCATGGCTACCGGTTATGCCTGGTTTAAAGTTCCTGAAGCCATTCAATTTGTGTTGACGGGCAAACCAGGCAAATGGGTCAGCGGCAAGGACGTGATTTTGCATATCATCGGCATGATCGGCGTCGACGGCGCATTGTACCAGTCAATGGAATTTACCGGCGAAGGCGTAACCGCCTTAACGATGGACGACCGTTTTACCATTGCCAATATGGCGATTGAGGCCGGCGCTAAAAACGGTATTTTCCCGGTGGACGAAAAGACGCTGGACTATATCAAAGGCCGTACCGGCCGGGCGCCTAAGGTTTTTGCCGCCGATTCCGACGCGGTGTACAGCCGGTTCATTGAAATCGATCTGAGCACGCTGCAGCCGACGGTCGCTTTCCCGCACCTGCCGGAAAACACCCGGACTATCGACCAGGTGGGCGAGGTGGCCATCGACCAGGTGGTTATCGGCTCCTGCACCAACGGCCGTATGGACGACCTGCGCATTGCCGCTTCCATCCTGAAGGGTAAAAAAGTGAAAAAAGGCGTGCGGCTCATTATCTTCCCCGGTACGCAAAATATTTTCATGCAGGCCATGGAAGAAGGACTGGCTAAAATTTTCGTCGAAGCCGGCGGCGTATTCAGTACACCTACCTGCGGACCCTGCCTGGGCGGTCATATGGGTATTCTGGCCGAAGGCGAACGGGCCTTGGCCACGACCAACCGCAACTTTGTCGGCCGGATGGGCCATCCCAACAGTGAAGTGTATTTGTCCAGTCCGGCGGTGGCGGCCGCTTCAGCCGTAGCCGGTAAAATCGTATCCCCTGAGGAGGTAATGTAAACATGAAAGCTGTGGGCGACGTTTTAAAATACGGTGACAATATTGATACCGACGTAATTATTCCGGCCCGGTACCTAAATTCTTCGGATCCGGCCGATTTGGCCAAGCATTGCATGGAAGATCTGGATGTGGATTTTCTTAAGAAACTGAAAAAGGGCGATATCGTGGTTGGCGGCCGTAACTTTGGCTGCGGCTCTTCCCGTGAGCATGCTCCCATTGCTATTAAGGCAGCCGGCGTTTCCTGCGTTATCGCCAAAAGCTTTGCCCGTATTTTTTATCGCAACTCGATTAATATCGGCTTTCCCATCCTGGAATGCGCGGCAGCGGTTGACGACGCCGAAACAGGTCATTCCCTGGAGGTTGATTTTACGGCGGGCATGATTAAGAACGTGACGCTGGGTAAGGAATATAAGGCCCAGGCCTTCCCGGAATTTATGATCAACATTATGGACAATGACGGTTTGGTCAACTGCGTCAAAGACAACAAAGTGGCATGGGGGAAAAACTAATATGAAAGAATTCGATATCGCCGTGATTCCCGGTGACGGAATCGGCGTGGAAGTGACGGCCATTGCGCTGAAGGTCATGGAAAAGGTAGCGGCCAAGTATGCTGTGCGGCTGTCCTTTACCGAAGTGCTGGCAGGCGGCTGCGCTATTGACACTTATGGGGAACCGCTGCCAGCCAGTACGCTGGAAACCTGCCAGAATTCCGATGCTGTGCTGTTAGGGGCGGTGGGCGGTCCGAAGTGGGACCACCTGGGCGGCAATCAACGCCCGGAAAAGGCGCTGCTGGGCCTGCGCAGCGGCCTTGGTCTGTATGCCAACCTGCGGCCCGTCAAGATTTACGATGAATTAAAAGGCGCCTCGCCGCTGAAAGATTCCATCATCGAACAAGGGGTGGACCTCTTAATCGTTCGTGAACTGACAGGCGGCATCTATTTCGGCGAACGGGGCCGTACGACTACGGACGAGGGCTATGCGTCAGCCTTTGACAGTGAAGTGTACAATGAATTTGAAATTGCCCGCATTGCGAAAAACGCCTTTGAGGCGGCCCGCCTGCGGCAAAAGAAGGTAACCCTTGTCGACAAGGCCAATATCCTGGAATCGTCCCGGCTGTGGCGGGAAGTGGTGGCCAAAGTGGCCAAGCACTATCCCGACGTG
Encoded proteins:
- a CDS encoding GntR family transcriptional regulator, with protein sequence MEFRINKASEFPIYQQLKEQIKYFILSDELARGDRLPSPKDLAAVLCINRNTVTAAYKELEGEGLIEMKHGQGTYVAERLPLIPGTERRQELLTLAQEMIQRSRELGFSPEDLFTVVFGQAILGFDQPAAGEKVLFVECNQHDIAYYSQELEQEIELPVEGCLLDELRARLDNELAGTVQFAVTTFSHVEAVKQIMEPYGKAVIAVMAVPQIKTLFQIGQLPPGTRVGLVCATEAGAERMEASLKSTGMDNVILCHAGLNNEGSLRRLLGEVDVVVSSRAVVDRIRAMVPPGIRVLEFINALDQAGISLIKQYLAPHFAALQHQ
- the leuD gene encoding 3-isopropylmalate dehydratase small subunit, giving the protein MKAVGDVLKYGDNIDTDVIIPARYLNSSDPADLAKHCMEDLDVDFLKKLKKGDIVVGGRNFGCGSSREHAPIAIKAAGVSCVIAKSFARIFYRNSINIGFPILECAAAVDDAETGHSLEVDFTAGMIKNVTLGKEYKAQAFPEFMINIMDNDGLVNCVKDNKVAWGKN
- the cimA gene encoding citramalate synthase; the protein is MSGKVHIFDSTLRDGSQAQGISFSVHDKLKIAAKLDEMGVSYIEAGNPGSNRKDLEFFTAAREELKLTQAKLCAFGSTRRPGSRVEEDAGLQALVSAGAPVTAIFGKSWDFHVTDIIKTTLEENLAMIKDSIVYLKSLGKEVIFDAEHFFDGYKHNPAYALTVLATARNAGADWLVLCDTNGGTLPLEIYSIVSELSGRHGYTNLGIHCHNDAGTAVANSVLAVQAGARQVQGTFNGFGERCGNANLSSIIADLMLKLGYDCIPADNLKQLSAAYRYISEVSNVIPYEREAYVGYCAFAHKGGMHIDAVNKNSASFEHVPPEAVGNERRILMSEVSGRSTLMAIINKIAPHITRDSEETQRILDKLKDKEYHGYQFEGAEHSLELLARKELGLFQHSFELLDYKVIIEKGNGSGKSPSLAFIKIRVDDMIEEVGVSDEVGPVNALDKALRRALHKFYEAISQMYLADYKVRVIDSDSATQAKVRVMIESTDGVTSWSTVGVSTNIIDASLQALIDSVEYRLINK
- a CDS encoding ATP-binding cassette domain-containing protein; the encoded protein is MKQIQAAALRHTELTSSRLSETCTVYELRNAGGTGRVTSYQVFPGVRLVYNDFHMDTCPENLIWDQNLLEINHCREGRFECEFLNGLYTVLENIRLGKRNASDEAVKEAARLALCDGFVKRLPQGYHTVIGENGSLLSGGERQRISIARAILKDAAVILLDEATASLDVENETKLQAALTTLIKNKTVLMIAHRMRTVANADQIVVLDGGYVVQAGPPADLLRQEGPYRRMVALQTQQTENNGYGEKSY
- the leuB gene encoding 3-isopropylmalate dehydrogenase translates to MKEFDIAVIPGDGIGVEVTAIALKVMEKVAAKYAVRLSFTEVLAGGCAIDTYGEPLPASTLETCQNSDAVLLGAVGGPKWDHLGGNQRPEKALLGLRSGLGLYANLRPVKIYDELKGASPLKDSIIEQGVDLLIVRELTGGIYFGERGRTTTDEGYASAFDSEVYNEFEIARIAKNAFEAARLRQKKVTLVDKANILESSRLWREVVAKVAKHYPDVELNYMYVDNAAMQLVKNPAQFDVIVTSNMFGDILSDEASMITGSIGMLASSSVRQDSFGMYEPIHGSAPDIAGKDLANPLAQILSAAMLFEYSLGMGEAARDIENAVESVLKQGYRTGDIWTEGTEKVGTTRMGELVLAAL
- a CDS encoding ABC transporter substrate-binding protein yields the protein MKKRGIKWIASVTMGVMLMGGLLAGCGSAGDSKVIKIGAVYELTGGTATFGNSALNGAKLAVKEMNAKGGVLGKQVELAIADNKGEPSEATNAMTKVINQDKVVAVTGFTTSSNAIAASTVAESNGIPFITAAATNPKVTVDEKTGEVKKNIFRVCFIDPFQGTVGANFVLNSLKAKKAVVLIDNSSDYSKGLAQFFKEAFTKGGGELVGEEAYLQKDQDFKTILTKIKSSNPDVIYVPGYYEEVGKIIKQARELDIKAAFVGGDGWDSPKLLEIAGAPALNNTYFTNHYSVEDTSPASKAFVDAYKKEYNETPDAMAVLGYDAANVMMDAIKRANSEDPAKIRDALASTKDFAAVTGKITLNDKHDAVKGAVIIEFKDGKQSYRETVNP
- the leuC gene encoding 3-isopropylmalate dehydratase large subunit, which codes for MGKPMTMTQKIFAAAAGLEYVEAGQLISAKLDLVLGNDVTTPVAIKAFQAMKTPTVFDKDKVALVPDHFTPNKDIKSAEHAKMVREFAYKHEITNYFEVGEMGIEHCLLPEKGLAIPGDVIIGADSHTCTYGALGAFSTGVGSTDMAAGMATGYAWFKVPEAIQFVLTGKPGKWVSGKDVILHIIGMIGVDGALYQSMEFTGEGVTALTMDDRFTIANMAIEAGAKNGIFPVDEKTLDYIKGRTGRAPKVFAADSDAVYSRFIEIDLSTLQPTVAFPHLPENTRTIDQVGEVAIDQVVIGSCTNGRMDDLRIAASILKGKKVKKGVRLIIFPGTQNIFMQAMEEGLAKIFVEAGGVFSTPTCGPCLGGHMGILAEGERALATTNRNFVGRMGHPNSEVYLSSPAVAAASAVAGKIVSPEEVM